One Sulfurihydrogenibium sp. DNA window includes the following coding sequences:
- the rpmE gene encoding 50S ribosomal protein L31 — MKKGIHPELKLTKFVCGCGNEFEIYTVKGGVVHLEVCNNCHPFYTGKLRVKPKFLELQGQTSEK; from the coding sequence TTGAAAAAAGGAATTCATCCAGAATTAAAATTAACTAAATTTGTTTGTGGTTGTGGAAATGAATTTGAAATTTATACTGTAAAGGGCGGAGTTGTGCATTTGGAAGTATGCAACAATTGCCATCCTTTTTATACTGGAAAACTAAGAGTTAAACCAAAATTTTTAGAACTTCAAGGACAAACTTCAGAAAAATAA
- a CDS encoding DedA family protein — MIDNIEQFLNSYGYFAVFIGTFLEGEFALLVAGFFIKHGFLAPLPTLIFSILGALVHELIYFFLGRWKGRHFLLGNKYTKRKYRKMKSLIQKYGIFSLFIIRFMYGMRVVPMMLMGASGFNFYKFLFFNILSLIIWAVLFLYIGYFFGHVATMLFGEAKHYFFIIGMVVAVIGLLIYLISFSYKKIKA, encoded by the coding sequence ATGATAGATAACATCGAGCAATTTTTAAATAGCTATGGATATTTTGCTGTATTTATAGGTACATTCTTAGAAGGAGAATTTGCTCTACTGGTTGCTGGATTTTTTATAAAACATGGATTTTTAGCACCATTGCCAACACTCATATTTTCAATCCTCGGAGCATTAGTTCACGAACTGATATATTTTTTCTTGGGAAGATGGAAAGGAAGACACTTTTTACTTGGAAATAAGTATACAAAAAGAAAGTACAGAAAGATGAAAAGCCTAATTCAAAAATATGGGATTTTCTCTCTCTTTATAATTAGATTTATGTATGGTATGAGGGTAGTTCCGATGATGCTGATGGGAGCTTCCGGCTTTAATTTTTATAAATTTCTTTTTTTCAATATCTTATCTTTGATAATATGGGCTGTTTTATTTTTGTATATTGGTTATTTTTTTGGTCATGTTGCAACAATGCTATTTGGCGAGGCTAAGCATTACTTCTTCATAATAGGAATGGTTGTAGCTGTCATTGGACTTTTAATATATTTGATTTCTTTTTCATATAAAAAAATAAAAGCATAG
- the argF gene encoding ornithine carbamoyltransferase, which produces MKRDFVSFTDLSREEVLSIIDYAKKLKKDKFADRTLEGKSIGLIFMKQSTRTRLSFEVGVYQMGGQPIYISGSTTQLSRGEDIKDTARVMSRYLDGIVIRTFSHQEVEELAKYSSIPVINALTDYQHPCQVLADLMTIDEEFGSLENKKVAYVGDGNNMANTLLLACALMGMDISVATPTNYEPNGKAVYESLEIAKKTGSKITITNDPKEAVLEADVIYTDVWVSMGQENEKGKKDVFKQFTVNKDLVLLAKPNAIVMHCLPAHKGEEITEDVFEQYSDVIFNQAENRLHVQKSLMSFLFKNR; this is translated from the coding sequence ATGAAAAGGGATTTTGTTTCTTTTACAGACTTAAGCAGAGAGGAAGTTTTAAGCATTATTGATTATGCAAAAAAGCTTAAGAAAGATAAGTTTGCAGACAGAACGTTAGAAGGAAAATCTATTGGACTGATTTTTATGAAACAATCAACAAGGACAAGACTTTCATTTGAAGTTGGTGTTTATCAAATGGGCGGTCAGCCTATATATATTTCTGGTTCAACCACGCAGCTAAGCAGAGGAGAAGATATAAAAGATACAGCAAGAGTTATGTCAAGATATCTTGACGGTATCGTAATAAGAACTTTTTCACATCAAGAGGTTGAAGAGCTTGCAAAGTATAGCTCTATTCCGGTTATAAATGCTCTTACAGATTATCAACATCCTTGTCAAGTTTTAGCAGACTTAATGACGATAGACGAAGAGTTTGGAAGCTTAGAAAATAAAAAAGTTGCATATGTAGGCGATGGAAACAATATGGCAAATACTCTACTCCTTGCCTGTGCATTGATGGGAATGGATATTTCAGTTGCTACACCCACTAACTATGAACCAAACGGCAAAGCAGTTTATGAAAGCTTAGAAATTGCTAAAAAAACCGGTTCAAAAATCACAATTACAAACGACCCAAAAGAAGCTGTTTTAGAAGCTGACGTTATCTATACAGATGTTTGGGTTAGTATGGGGCAGGAGAATGAAAAAGGCAAAAAAGATGTATTTAAACAGTTTACAGTAAATAAAGATTTAGTTTTACTTGCCAAACCAAATGCGATTGTGATGCACTGCTTACCGGCTCATAAAGGTGAAGAAATAACTGAAGACGTGTTTGAACAGTATTCAGATGTAATCTTTAATCAAGCAGAAAACAGGCTTCACGTTCAAAAATCATTGATGAGCTTTTTATTTAAAAATAGATAG
- a CDS encoding aspartate carbamoyltransferase catalytic subunit has product MKDLISIDQLNKEDIENIFKIAKEYKERFKNGEKKFDDLRGYSVLLVFFENSTRTRTSFELAGKILGADTINISASSSSVKKGETLYDTVKTLEAMNTDFIVIRHYMSGAANIVAKSVKSHVINAGDGTYQHPSQALLDAFTIIEKKGTLAGLKIAIIGDILHSRVARSDIKLFKKLGGEVTVCGPITMLPRHAEVLGADYITTDIEDAIKDKDVVIFLRIQLERQDKPFFSSLREYSIKYGLNQERLNKMKEDAVIMHPGPINRGIEIQSELVYGDRSLILDQVENGLFVRMAIYKYLKDLEGKT; this is encoded by the coding sequence ATGAAAGATTTAATCTCTATTGACCAGCTGAATAAAGAAGACATAGAGAACATCTTTAAAATTGCCAAAGAATACAAGGAGAGATTTAAAAACGGGGAAAAAAAGTTTGATGATTTAAGAGGATACTCTGTTTTACTTGTATTTTTTGAAAATTCTACAAGGACGAGAACATCTTTTGAACTTGCCGGAAAGATTCTTGGGGCAGATACAATAAACATTTCAGCATCTTCAAGTTCTGTAAAGAAGGGTGAGACACTTTATGATACTGTGAAAACCTTAGAAGCAATGAACACAGATTTTATAGTGATTAGGCATTATATGTCCGGTGCGGCTAACATAGTTGCTAAGTCTGTAAAATCTCATGTAATAAATGCAGGAGACGGGACTTATCAGCATCCATCCCAAGCATTGCTTGATGCTTTTACCATCATAGAAAAAAAAGGAACTTTAGCCGGATTAAAGATAGCAATCATTGGAGATATTCTTCATAGCAGAGTAGCAAGGTCTGATATAAAACTTTTTAAAAAGCTTGGCGGAGAAGTTACAGTATGTGGACCAATAACAATGCTACCAAGACATGCAGAAGTATTGGGTGCAGACTATATAACAACAGACATTGAAGATGCTATAAAAGATAAAGATGTAGTTATCTTTTTAAGAATTCAGCTTGAAAGACAGGATAAACCATTTTTCTCAAGCTTGAGAGAATACTCTATAAAGTATGGATTAAACCAAGAAAGATTAAACAAAATGAAAGAAGATGCAGTTATCATGCACCCTGGACCTATAAACAGAGGAATTGAAATCCAAAGTGAGCTTGTCTATGGAGATAGAAGTTTAATCTTAGACCAAGTTGAAAATGGATTATTTGTTAGAATGGCTATTTATAAATATTTGAAAGATTTGGAGGGGAAGACATAA
- the gltA gene encoding NADPH-dependent glutamate synthase yields MEKKKVVYRRHDRNNIPLLPPEVRKNTFKEYSLGLGHTAAKDEADRCILCRKPPCQEHQGKYGCPVYGDINLWMEQIQKNNLIEAFRILRAKNPFPSICGRVCPQDRLCESTCVLTFKDNGQPVNIGGLERFVGDSIRMSGINWEDPKEPPTGKKVAVIGAGPAGLSAAYFLAKKGHSVTVFEALPFTGGVMRYGIPKPRLDREVLDWEISLIEKLGVEIKTGIKVGKDISLNDLRKQFDAVFIGVGSGRGKKMGIPGEDLKGVYTAISFLMKVNVDYVDDMLAPETDIELPRNKRVAVIGGGFTAADCMYTSIRLGNETHLVYRRTRDTSSARQEEWDHLAEEGAILRWLTQPIEVIGNDKGEVVGLKCIKMELVPDEKGGRPKPVEVPGSEHIIECDAVIMAVGQGDNPLAYKDVPGLKIDKWNNLSTVDKKFRTNVEGIFAGGDVVNGGDTVVVAIRHGRDAAESIHEYLMTKEWKYGED; encoded by the coding sequence ATGGAAAAGAAAAAGGTAGTTTACAGAAGGCATGACAGAAATAACATACCATTACTCCCACCAGAAGTAAGAAAAAATACGTTTAAAGAGTATTCTCTTGGACTTGGACATACTGCTGCAAAAGATGAAGCGGACAGATGTATATTATGCAGAAAACCACCTTGCCAAGAGCATCAAGGTAAGTATGGTTGCCCAGTTTATGGAGACATAAACCTTTGGATGGAACAGATTCAAAAGAATAATTTAATTGAAGCATTTAGAATACTTAGAGCAAAAAATCCTTTTCCTTCAATCTGTGGAAGAGTTTGTCCACAGGATAGGTTATGTGAAAGCACATGTGTTTTAACATTTAAAGACAACGGTCAACCTGTAAACATCGGTGGTCTTGAAAGATTTGTAGGTGATTCAATAAGAATGAGCGGTATAAACTGGGAAGACCCAAAAGAGCCACCAACAGGTAAAAAAGTAGCAGTGATTGGAGCAGGACCTGCCGGATTATCTGCTGCATATTTCTTAGCTAAAAAAGGACATTCAGTAACGGTTTTTGAAGCTTTACCATTTACAGGCGGAGTTATGAGATACGGAATTCCAAAGCCAAGGCTTGACAGAGAAGTTTTAGATTGGGAAATTTCTTTAATAGAAAAACTTGGCGTTGAAATTAAAACAGGAATTAAAGTAGGAAAAGATATCTCATTAAACGATTTAAGAAAACAGTTTGACGCTGTGTTTATCGGCGTTGGATCTGGAAGAGGTAAAAAGATGGGAATTCCAGGAGAAGACTTAAAAGGTGTTTATACAGCTATATCATTCTTGATGAAAGTTAACGTCGATTATGTTGATGATATGCTTGCACCGGAGACAGACATAGAACTTCCAAGAAACAAGAGAGTTGCAGTTATTGGTGGTGGATTTACTGCTGCAGACTGTATGTATACATCAATAAGACTTGGAAATGAAACACATTTAGTATACAGAAGAACAAGAGACACATCCTCAGCAAGACAGGAAGAATGGGACCATTTAGCAGAAGAGGGAGCAATTTTAAGATGGTTAACCCAGCCGATAGAAGTAATCGGAAACGATAAAGGTGAAGTTGTAGGATTAAAATGTATAAAAATGGAGCTTGTGCCAGATGAAAAAGGCGGAAGACCAAAACCAGTAGAAGTTCCCGGTTCAGAACATATAATCGAATGTGATGCTGTAATCATGGCGGTAGGTCAAGGAGATAACCCGCTTGCCTACAAAGATGTTCCAGGATTAAAAATAGACAAATGGAATAACTTATCTACAGTCGATAAAAAATTCAGAACAAACGTTGAAGGCATCTTTGCAGGTGGTGATGTTGTAAATGGTGGAGATACTGTTGTTGTTGCAATCAGACACGGTAGAGACGCAGCAGAAAGTATTCATGAGTATTTAATGACAAAAGAATGGAAATACGGAGAAGATTAA
- the tsaD gene encoding tRNA (adenosine(37)-N6)-threonylcarbamoyltransferase complex transferase subunit TsaD, whose product MVVLGIETSCDDTSVAVYDSERGILSNVVSSQLIHAQFGGVYPEIAAREHTKNFLPVLDKALKDANIALSNIDAIATTFMPGLIVSLVAGVSGAKALSFSLKKPLIPVHHIEAHIFANFITKEIEYPFLALVVSGGHTELILVKEFEDYIYLGGTLDDAVGEVYDKVARALGLGFPGGPLIDKLAKEGKEVIKFPRPLLNDEENKYNFSFSGLKSAVIREINKGIYNKEDIAKSFQNAVVDVLVKKTVLACKEFGINRVVVAGGVSANSQLREEFLNIKHLEVHFPPMYLCTDNGAMVAYTGYKRFKEKGISVSLDFEAKARCRIDKFPQLLRSFHA is encoded by the coding sequence ATGGTAGTTCTTGGAATAGAAACATCCTGTGATGATACTTCAGTAGCGGTGTACGACAGCGAAAGAGGTATACTGTCTAATGTTGTATCATCCCAGCTTATCCATGCTCAATTTGGCGGTGTTTATCCAGAAATCGCAGCAAGGGAGCATACAAAAAACTTTTTACCGGTATTAGATAAAGCTCTAAAAGATGCAAATATAGCCTTATCTAATATAGATGCTATCGCTACTACCTTTATGCCCGGTCTTATAGTTTCTCTTGTTGCAGGTGTTTCCGGTGCAAAAGCTTTATCTTTTTCTTTAAAAAAACCATTGATTCCGGTTCATCATATAGAAGCTCATATATTTGCAAACTTTATAACAAAAGAAATTGAATATCCGTTTTTAGCTCTTGTAGTTTCTGGTGGTCATACAGAGCTGATTTTAGTTAAAGAATTTGAAGATTATATTTATCTTGGCGGAACCTTAGACGATGCAGTCGGTGAAGTCTATGATAAAGTAGCAAGGGCTTTAGGTCTTGGATTTCCCGGTGGTCCGTTAATTGATAAGTTAGCAAAAGAAGGAAAGGAGGTTATAAAATTTCCAAGACCTTTATTAAATGATGAAGAAAATAAGTATAATTTTTCTTTTAGCGGATTAAAATCTGCTGTGATTAGAGAGATTAATAAAGGTATCTACAACAAAGAAGATATCGCAAAATCTTTTCAAAACGCTGTTGTTGATGTTTTAGTCAAAAAAACGGTTTTAGCGTGTAAAGAGTTTGGAATAAATAGAGTTGTTGTGGCTGGAGGTGTATCTGCAAACTCACAATTAAGGGAGGAATTTTTAAATATCAAACATTTAGAAGTTCATTTTCCGCCTATGTATCTATGTACTGACAATGGAGCGATGGTAGCATACACTGGATACAAAAGGTTTAAAGAAAAAGGTATATCAGTATCTCTTGATTTTGAGGCAAAGGCAAGATGCAGAATAGATAAATTCCCACAATTACTTAGAAGCTTTCATGCCTAA
- the lpxD gene encoding UDP-3-O-(3-hydroxymyristoyl)glucosamine N-acyltransferase yields the protein MKISEIARLLNGKLENFTQDKEIKNLKSVETATEDDITFLKNKKDLDKIKAGAVIVGSFISELNIPQIVVDKPDIAFYKLIEIFYPDEKKEGFISNLAIIGKNVEIGKNSQIHEYVVIKDNVKIGKNCIIHPFCYIGENVQIGDNCILYPNVVIYKDTTIGNNVIIHANSVIAADGFGYYQEDGKHKKIKHIGKVIIEDDVEIGANTTIDRAMLDETVIKKGTKIDNLVMIGHNCKVGQNTILVSQVGIAGSSKIGNNVILAGQVGVADHITIGDNVIVTAKSGVGSDLPPNGIYGSSISAIEWKKWKRVITILPKLPEILKKLEK from the coding sequence ATGAAAATCTCAGAAATAGCAAGGCTTTTAAATGGAAAGCTTGAAAACTTTACACAAGACAAAGAGATTAAAAACCTAAAAAGCGTTGAAACTGCAACAGAGGATGATATTACATTTTTAAAGAACAAAAAAGATTTAGATAAAATAAAAGCCGGTGCTGTTATTGTTGGATCTTTTATTTCAGAGTTAAACATTCCACAGATAGTTGTTGATAAGCCGGATATAGCATTTTATAAGCTTATTGAGATTTTCTATCCGGATGAGAAAAAAGAAGGTTTTATATCTAATTTGGCTATTATTGGTAAAAATGTTGAAATCGGCAAAAACAGTCAAATACATGAGTATGTGGTCATAAAAGACAATGTTAAGATTGGAAAGAATTGTATAATACATCCTTTTTGTTATATCGGAGAAAATGTCCAGATAGGTGACAATTGTATTTTATACCCAAACGTTGTGATTTATAAAGACACAACTATCGGAAACAACGTGATAATTCATGCAAACAGTGTAATTGCCGCAGATGGTTTTGGATACTATCAGGAGGATGGAAAACATAAAAAGATAAAACATATAGGAAAAGTCATCATTGAAGATGATGTAGAGATTGGGGCAAATACTACAATAGATAGGGCTATGTTGGATGAAACAGTCATAAAGAAAGGCACAAAAATAGACAATCTTGTGATGATAGGTCATAACTGTAAAGTAGGTCAAAACACGATTTTAGTCTCGCAGGTTGGAATTGCCGGAAGTTCCAAGATTGGGAATAATGTAATTCTTGCCGGTCAGGTAGGCGTTGCAGACCATATTACCATTGGAGATAATGTTATAGTGACTGCAAAATCCGGTGTAGGTAGCGATTTACCACCAAACGGCATATACGGAAGTTCAATAAGTGCGATAGAGTGGAAAAAATGGAAAAGAGTTATTACAATCCTTCCAAAACTTCCAGAGATTTTGAAAAAACTTGAGAAATAA
- a CDS encoding pitrilysin family protein: MILNRLAMYKEIILIWGLIMALTLAKEVKAKENIIIKKLKNGTTVVIKPREDTQAVAVQVWFGVGSVYEKDNERGLAHFLEHMLFNGTKYTKPGEIEFEVEKKGGSINAATSFDFTYYHIEIASEFWKDALYYLYYMTTEPTLSDEMVAKEKPIVLEELNRHLDDPKNLLWDTYNKLAYKKSNYKHPVIGYRETIENYTPELVRNYFYSYYTPSNKTVVIVGNVKAEQVLKEIEKTFGSVKGKYYKPPEVPLEDPQQEVRREDIRKKQITRAYVAIGWQAPPITDKDSYPLNVLEEILLNGKSSVMYQEIKEAGLAQSIMGGYLAHKGTSQFLIYFVADESKIEQAKIKIFEIIKRYQEKGFSKEEVENAKKRIINREIFAKEEVDNDAEAIGYSITVTGDINYDLKYLDRIKKVKKEDLDRVIKAFKDNNYTEVRLLPESVPVAQ; the protein is encoded by the coding sequence ATGATATTAAACAGGTTAGCGATGTATAAAGAAATAATACTAATATGGGGTTTGATTATGGCTTTAACATTGGCAAAGGAAGTAAAGGCAAAAGAGAATATTATCATTAAAAAGTTAAAAAATGGCACTACCGTTGTTATAAAACCAAGGGAAGATACACAGGCTGTAGCTGTTCAGGTTTGGTTTGGCGTTGGCTCAGTTTATGAAAAGGATAACGAAAGAGGATTAGCTCACTTTTTAGAACATATGCTTTTTAATGGAACTAAATACACAAAACCAGGAGAAATAGAGTTTGAAGTAGAAAAGAAAGGCGGTAGCATAAACGCAGCAACAAGCTTTGATTTTACTTATTATCATATTGAAATCGCAAGTGAGTTTTGGAAAGATGCATTGTACTATCTTTACTATATGACTACTGAACCAACATTGTCCGATGAAATGGTAGCAAAAGAAAAACCTATAGTTTTAGAAGAGTTGAACAGACATCTTGACGACCCAAAAAATCTTCTTTGGGATACATACAATAAACTTGCTTATAAAAAATCTAACTACAAACATCCGGTAATAGGCTACAGGGAAACAATAGAAAACTATACACCGGAATTAGTTAGAAACTATTTTTATTCTTATTATACTCCATCAAATAAAACCGTGGTTATTGTTGGAAATGTAAAAGCTGAGCAAGTTTTGAAAGAGATAGAAAAAACTTTTGGAAGTGTTAAAGGTAAATACTACAAACCACCGGAGGTTCCGTTAGAAGACCCACAACAAGAAGTAAGAAGAGAGGATATAAGAAAAAAACAGATTACAAGAGCATACGTAGCCATCGGTTGGCAAGCTCCACCTATTACAGATAAAGATTCATATCCTTTGAATGTATTAGAAGAGATTTTATTAAATGGAAAAAGTTCAGTAATGTATCAAGAGATAAAAGAAGCTGGATTAGCTCAATCAATTATGGGCGGATATTTAGCTCATAAAGGAACAAGTCAGTTTTTAATATACTTTGTAGCCGATGAAAGCAAAATAGAGCAGGCAAAAATCAAAATATTTGAAATCATAAAAAGATATCAAGAAAAGGGATTTTCTAAAGAAGAGGTAGAAAACGCTAAGAAGAGAATAATAAACAGAGAAATCTTTGCAAAAGAAGAAGTTGATAATGACGCAGAGGCAATTGGCTATTCTATAACCGTAACTGGCGATATTAACTACGATTTAAAGTATCTTGACAGAATCAAAAAAGTTAAAAAAGAAGATTTAGATAGAGTAATAAAAGCATTTAAAGATAATAATTATACAGAGGTAAGACTACTACCTGAAAGTGTCCCTGTAGCTCAGTAG
- a CDS encoding Tim44-like domain-containing protein — translation MRKVLILLTIFTFLASLTQDSFARVGRGGSTHFRSYKAQDFNRVNKPVNPSTNPSNPAIHQPTYNQMPQQKPSFLTSFFSGLLGALAGMAIFSALSHLLGPQFAAGLLGILGLLLLLGLVFFIIKLFRKKEEPVGAFNTNLNYQPYQYSYSQSQEGTMPYINEELILNLTKNIFYDIQKAWSNGDLSPVKNFLTDRMYQYLDQQLKELKAKGLRNIVENPQIENLEIVHVEEEGDNKVVIVRLDASAIDYTVDSNGNIVEGDKYNPVSFTEYWAFVGKALNWRLDDIKQVSDV, via the coding sequence ATGAGAAAGGTTTTGATTTTATTGACTATATTCACTTTTTTAGCATCACTGACACAGGATAGCTTTGCAAGGGTTGGAAGAGGGGGCTCTACACACTTTAGAAGCTACAAAGCCCAGGATTTTAACAGGGTAAATAAACCTGTTAATCCTTCTACAAATCCGTCTAATCCTGCTATTCATCAGCCAACCTATAATCAAATGCCACAGCAAAAGCCATCTTTCTTAACATCGTTCTTTTCAGGATTGCTTGGTGCTTTAGCAGGTATGGCGATTTTTTCAGCATTAAGCCATCTCTTAGGACCACAGTTTGCAGCAGGATTATTAGGAATATTAGGACTTTTATTACTACTTGGGCTGGTTTTCTTCATTATCAAGCTATTTAGAAAAAAAGAAGAACCGGTTGGAGCTTTCAACACAAATTTAAACTATCAACCTTATCAATATTCTTATTCCCAATCTCAAGAAGGAACTATGCCTTACATCAATGAAGAGTTAATCCTAAATTTAACCAAGAATATTTTTTATGATATTCAAAAAGCATGGTCTAATGGAGATTTATCACCTGTTAAAAACTTTTTGACAGATAGAATGTATCAGTACTTAGACCAGCAGTTAAAAGAGTTAAAAGCTAAAGGACTAAGAAATATTGTAGAAAATCCACAGATTGAAAATCTTGAAATTGTTCATGTTGAGGAAGAGGGAGATAATAAAGTGGTTATAGTAAGGCTTGATGCGTCAGCTATAGATTACACAGTAGATAGCAATGGAAATATAGTAGAAGGGGATAAATATAATCCTGTATCATTTACAGAATATTGGGCATTTGTAGGAAAAGCTTTAAATTGGAGATTGGATGATATTAAACAGGTTAGCGATGTATAA
- the prfA gene encoding peptide chain release factor 1, with protein sequence MDKKFLVLLENIEEKVKKLEELMADPGILKDQSKIQSIAKEHKELSEILSLYNEYKNVSRQIEEIKQLLNSSSDEDLRELAEEELESLKKQREDLEKKIHIALLPKDPNDEKNVILEIRQGAGGDEASLFAAELFRMYQRYAERHGWKTEILSLHPTEKGGIKEVIALIKGKGAYSRLKHESGVHRVQRVPETESSGRIHTSTVTVAVLPEAEEVDIEIKPEELKIETMRASGAGGQHVNTTDSAVRITHIPTGMVVTCQDERSQFQNKMKAMQILRARLKDYYERLEREKIAKERKEQVGTGERSEKIRTYNFPQNRVTDHRVNYTSYRINDIMDGDLDEIIDLLIAKENEEKLANLKI encoded by the coding sequence ATGGATAAAAAGTTTTTAGTCTTACTGGAAAACATAGAAGAAAAAGTAAAGAAGCTTGAAGAATTGATGGCCGATCCAGGAATATTAAAGGATCAGTCTAAAATTCAATCTATAGCAAAAGAGCATAAAGAGTTATCAGAAATTTTAAGTCTTTATAATGAATATAAAAATGTAAGTAGACAAATAGAAGAAATAAAACAACTTCTAAACTCTTCTTCTGACGAAGATTTACGTGAATTAGCGGAAGAAGAGTTAGAATCTTTAAAAAAACAGCGTGAAGACTTAGAGAAAAAAATACATATAGCACTTCTACCAAAAGACCCTAATGATGAAAAAAACGTTATCTTGGAAATAAGACAAGGGGCGGGCGGAGACGAAGCATCTTTATTTGCTGCTGAGCTTTTTAGAATGTATCAACGATACGCAGAAAGACACGGCTGGAAAACAGAAATTTTAAGTTTACATCCAACAGAAAAAGGTGGCATAAAAGAAGTTATAGCTTTAATTAAAGGTAAAGGCGCATACTCAAGATTAAAACATGAAAGCGGTGTTCACAGAGTTCAAAGAGTACCGGAAACAGAATCTTCAGGTAGAATTCACACCTCTACTGTTACGGTAGCTGTTTTACCCGAAGCTGAGGAGGTTGATATAGAAATCAAGCCAGAAGAGTTAAAGATAGAAACTATGAGAGCTAGCGGAGCTGGTGGTCAACACGTAAATACTACCGATTCGGCCGTCAGAATTACACACATTCCTACAGGAATGGTAGTTACATGTCAAGATGAAAGGTCTCAGTTCCAAAATAAAATGAAAGCAATGCAGATTTTAAGAGCAAGACTTAAAGATTATTATGAAAGGCTTGAAAGAGAAAAGATTGCAAAAGAAAGAAAAGAACAGGTTGGAACTGGCGAAAGAAGCGAAAAGATAAGAACTTACAACTTTCCACAAAACAGAGTTACCGACCATAGAGTAAACTATACTTCTTACAGAATTAACGATATTATGGATGGAGATTTAGACGAAATTATAGACTTATTAATTGCAAAAGAAAATGAAGAAAAATTGGCAAATTTAAAAATTTAA
- a CDS encoding S41 family peptidase, translated as MKSKISLVVGIMLIFIAGMSFGLNSKNQSKTDYSDEVQIIRTYTDVLKIVEDNYVERPKSKDLLYGSLRGMLSSLDPYSTFFTPEEFKEFTSETQGEFGGLGIEITMENNKLIVVSPIEDTPAFKAGIKPGDWIIEIDGEPTDKMTLFQAVKKMRGQPGTKVTLTIFRKGVDKPFKVEIVRDIIKVKSVKTKELENGKIGYIRLTQFQENSADEFEKALKQFKNKEGIIIDLRNNPGGLLTSAVSIASMLLPKGKLIVYTQGRDPKNKEEFYSESDPIVPKDVPIAVIVNKGSASASEILTGALKDHKRAIIVGDTTFGKASVQTLIPLQDGSGIKLTVAHYYTPNGNLIMNKGITPDIIVKMTEEEEIAKAKAEREAKISGKDETEVKDPQLEAAVNAIKILNFAKKMN; from the coding sequence ATGAAGAGCAAGATTTCGCTTGTTGTAGGAATAATGTTAATTTTTATCGCCGGTATGAGTTTTGGACTAAACTCAAAAAACCAGTCTAAAACAGACTACTCAGATGAAGTTCAGATAATTAGAACTTATACAGATGTATTAAAAATCGTTGAAGATAATTATGTAGAAAGACCAAAATCAAAGGATTTACTGTATGGCTCGTTAAGAGGAATGCTGTCATCCTTAGACCCGTACTCAACTTTCTTCACGCCGGAAGAGTTTAAAGAGTTTACATCAGAGACTCAAGGAGAGTTTGGCGGTCTTGGCATAGAAATAACAATGGAAAATAATAAACTTATCGTTGTTTCTCCGATAGAAGATACCCCTGCATTCAAAGCTGGAATAAAGCCCGGAGACTGGATAATAGAAATTGACGGTGAGCCTACAGATAAGATGACGTTATTCCAAGCAGTCAAAAAAATGAGAGGACAGCCCGGAACAAAAGTTACATTGACTATTTTCAGAAAAGGAGTAGATAAGCCTTTTAAAGTTGAAATAGTAAGAGACATAATCAAAGTAAAAAGTGTTAAAACAAAAGAGCTTGAAAATGGAAAGATTGGCTACATTAGATTAACCCAATTCCAAGAAAACTCAGCTGATGAGTTTGAAAAAGCTTTAAAACAATTTAAAAACAAAGAAGGCATAATAATAGACTTAAGAAATAATCCTGGTGGTTTATTGACATCTGCTGTTTCTATAGCAAGTATGCTTCTTCCAAAAGGCAAGCTTATTGTATATACACAAGGAAGAGACCCTAAGAACAAAGAAGAGTTTTACTCAGAATCAGACCCAATAGTTCCAAAAGACGTTCCTATTGCTGTTATTGTAAATAAAGGTTCTGCTTCTGCTTCAGAAATCTTGACAGGTGCATTAAAGGACCATAAAAGAGCTATAATTGTAGGAGATACAACCTTTGGAAAAGCTTCAGTTCAAACACTAATTCCTTTACAAGATGGCTCTGGCATAAAGCTTACCGTTGCTCACTATTACACACCAAATGGAAATCTAATAATGAACAAAGGAATTACTCCGGATATTATTGTTAAAATGACAGAGGAAGAAGAGATAGCAAAAGCTAAAGCAGAGAGAGAAGCAAAAATAAGTGGAAAAGATGAGACAGAAGTAAAAGACCCACAATTGGAAGCTGCAGTTAATGCAATTAAAATTTTAAACTTTGCTAAAAAAATGAATTGA